TCTATTCTATGAATCTTTTAGAGTTCTACTATTTTAATTCGTAAACTCTTTTGACTACTTGTCAATCTaatttataatttaaatcgttataatttttatttattttcaAGGCATTAATTTTATACTGGAGGAATATAATCGTGATTTTCTTAGTGTAATATAGTTATGAGAaaactttaaatatataTCTATACATACTATCTAAACTTCTTAGAAATCATTTATTATCCCGCCAATTCATTATATGAATTCCGTACTTctatgtgacgaacccctatctagaacctctgaaaaggatactggttgaaggcacttctgaacaatcctggttcggtacagctaaacagtataCAAtaaatggcttgtctcaatcacaaaAGCTAAGATACCACTATTGTAACTTGTATTACATACTGCAgatctatctatctacaccagccagttccactatatatatagacctagGACTCTAATTTATCCGTATCTGGATCTACCTTTTAATCCCTAGATCTCTTGGATCTAGCTCCGAATCCATAAATCCACGGATCTATCTCCGAAAGCCTAGATCTCTTAGCCCGTGCTATTCCCTGCCCTACAGGCCCCCCCTATTCGTCGCTCCAGTCTTACTGGTCTTGGCGACCCCGCTTGTTCTGAACCGTGAGAAACCACAAATAAAACTGTATATTGAATTATAGAAAGTCTTCAATTATTCTAAGTAATAGATATAAGTATATAATACTTAATTGTCACAGACCAACTATATAGCAAGGCAGAGTGGAGAATGCAGCACGCCGTGGGAACCAATCAAGTAAGATACAGCGGCGGGGCTGCAGGATAGCGGGGCGCTCACCTCTTGGCAGAGCTGAGCCAGCTCAGTAGGCTCAGCAACTGAGCGTGGTGagccaggtacggaggtaccaGGTGGAttgaggtctatatatacggaggaactagctggtgtagatagacagttccgcagtatgcaatcacagcttgtattcacggtatcttgtgtttacaatgagacatcttgttgtgcactgtttagctgcaccgagctAATTGTCAGAAGtagccttcaaccagtatccctttgAGGGGTTCTTtacaggggttcgtcacattaATACAACTCATAACGTATTATATCGTAAACAGTGACTTACTTGAATCTTTTGTAATAAAATTAGTCCTAAATATCTTATAACGCATAGGCTTTTTAAATGTTAATAAACTTTTAGTTGAACTATTAGAATAGCATAATTGCTTATTTTCtataaatattttataatattcATTACTTGAGTTAAATATATGCTAATATTACCAAAactaataaaaaaaaacagataGTAATTTTATTGTAAACTATGATATAGATATACATAAATCATAAGCGTTTTTTGAAATTCAAGAATTATGATTCTCTATtttaagaaaagaaatataacACCTATACTATGATTATTAATAAAAGATATCTATCTAGAATATTTATTACGAATATGTTTCAATAAATATAGACTTTGAGACTgtttttaatatatttcaAAATATTCTAATgtagaaaaggaaagaaaatatCCAGATCATATTTAAAAGATTTCTGAGAAAAGTTAATTTTATAAATAACATAATTTCAATTTTATTACTTTTCGAATGCTAAGAAACTAAGTCTTTATAAATAAAGCATTTCTTTTTAGaagttaaagtaaaataGCCTAAAACCATTAAATAATTTTCCAAATTTTAGTATTTAATCAACTGTATTTTCTTTTATCAACTTTATATTACTTGGATATCataatcttcttcttggttttATGTAATAATATAATGTTTATATTATTTCATTATTTTACTTGATAAACACTTCTAAATTATATGATAATATCAATAACCTTTTTGATGATTTCCATATCCTCATAATTCTTTTTAAATATACCAGTTATTAATTATTAGATGAAGTGTTGTTAAAACTAGAAAGTTAAACTATGTTTCAAATATAAATACTTATTTAATGATTTGGAAATCATATAAATTATTTACCTTTTACAAtaaaagaaacagaaacgTGATTTCTAATACAATatgatatttaatatataaaaactTGATTCCATTAGAATGATAACGGTTTTTTGACATGTATTCAAAAATAAcattatattaaaatttgATTCCTTTGATATTTATGTAATATTTCATTATATTACGTCCTTTTTATACTACTTTCATAATGCATTTTAATACtactatttaaatataaCTTGGTCTTTCGTTATTCACTTTATTTTATACGAcataagaaaagaaattaTAAGTTTTAACTACTTATAGTAATAAGCAATATCTTTAAAAATAACATGATTTTCAACTATGAACAGTAATAGAGTACTTGATAAGGGCTCAAATTCACTGAGTTTTAGTAGTGATAAGTTTATTACAAGCAATATACTTGTAATAAACCGTAAAGCCACTATTTCAATATTTAACCTTATATCATAGTACTTATTCGAGTAGAAACCATTTATTATGTATTTATTATTCGGTTAATCAAATCTGTATTTCACTGATATTGCGATAAATCTTTTCAAATATTATCGCTATGTTTTTAAATTAATTCAACATTATTAAGGATCAAAATGAAAATATCAttaataattttatttatttctAAATTTAAAACAAAAAATAAATTTCAAAATACGTTATTATCAAACATAGTGAGAACAAATATAATAATCAACTATTTCTACTTATAAAAGCTTAATTGGCTAGATTTTTAAAATCCGATATTTTCTTAAAGGTTTGAAATATATATTTAACTTGATAACTCTAAAATTCGCCTCTTTATTTTCATTATACACTTCTTTGTTACCCTACCTGATAAGaatttatttaattatattctGGTACTTCGTAAAAGCCACAATTGAATAAATTTAACACTAAAGattatataataaagtttTACTACTATGGAAAAAGTAAACATTgtaaaagaaagaaagaatgTCCAAGCGCAATATATCTCTTGTTATTATTAACATAAAACTATAactcaaaaagaaaaaaaggcaaataaataaaaatagaTGAAAGATCCTTCGAAATTTAAGTTTTTAAAGAATTCAAATTATAgacgtatatatatatatatcaatATAAGTTTATTCAAAATTTATTAAACGTAATAATCTTTCTTCTTATTAGAATGTTTTTGGTTTTGAAATTTAGATTTAttaatttttaaataaattaaatatGGATTTCGCTATATTATACTGCTTTTATAATCAAAGACGCCTATATTTACTTTCAAGTAGAGTTATATATTTGTGAAGAAGTTGTTATTTAAAAGAATTTCTATACATTTAGCAATTCTCGACCTACCTCTTACTATTTATTACCTTTATTACACGTTGCCTACCCCACCTTATAAACAAGTATTAGTAGAGCtcctgtttcttttttcactATTATGCTCTAGTCTTTTCAGTAAACAAATTATTTGTTATTACTACTTTCTGTTTTAGTTTTAATCGTTCTAAAAAAGCTCTTTATTTACGGGGATATTAATGCctaaaattaaaaaaaacacaacatAATGAAAAAAGAATTGAATAGTTAAAGTCAAATTTTTAATAATTTATTTAAATTCTTAAAGAGTgttatataaattattttcaatatttaaaataaacACTTATCAATTCAATAAGGTTATTAAACTAAATAGAACTtcgggttttttttttttaaaaaaaaaaaaaaactatacGCTAGCTTATATTATTAGGCTCTGCCTTTTATTTCTTCTAATTTTGATATAGGTTATATATTGCTTTAACTAAGATATTTCTATGAAAACTTTCTTAATTTAATTATCCTATTATATACTTCATGGTTACCTTTTGCATACTAACTAAGTATTAAAATATAACCTACCGTCACCGTTTTGGAAGACAGTCGACCAAAAGAACCCATTAGGACTGGACCGAGCGATCaagcggggctcacggtccaggtTAATAGGACGGACCAATGAGATGGGGGCCGGGAACCGtagcggggctcacggtcaACGATCCAGCATCGACTAATTAGAAGTagaccgaggaccgtctgtaagtcaacggtccacggtcccaaAGTATgtatatacggaggaactggctaaTATAGAGAGATAGTCCCGCAGTAtgtaatataagttataatcgttggtatttagACTTTTGTAATTAAGATaaactatttattatatactatcTAGCTATACCGAATTAGGATTACTTAGAAGTGTCTTTAATTAGTATTCCTTTTAAAGATTTtaaataggggttcgttatacgttatgTTTTTACTTTCactttattacggataagttaaaggcgtttttttattattatagccggacctaagaaCGTTTcgataggaggcgtcccgtCTAACCTAAGTAACGAGGGATTTTCTATTAGTATTAGACCTATATCTTTTATTACAGAGTAGATCGTTAAATGTTTCAGAAACTTAAAAACGAGGCTTAGTAAACCCGGGATTAGATTTTTACTATTTCGATTGTATTAAGGTCGACCGTTGAGTTCCCAGTACCGGGGCGCtatagaaaaagaaaggtaGAATttaaagggtttttaatttaatttaaaacttattttcgttaatactTACattaatttattaacgaaGAATCGAAAATAATTTTTATGGTTATTAAACTTAAGGATAAGGCTTTTTTATAATTCGAGCCTATCTTTAACGATTACTATAAGTAGGAGCCGGCGAACTAAAAGAAATTTACTATAGAATACTTTAAGAGctattatatttttaagaTTAAGCTTAAGGAGGTATTTAAGGAGTATAATAAGGCGAGGCTCGTATAAAAGAGGCCCGTAAACCTACGTTAAACGCGCTTAACGATTAATTACGCAGTTTTATGTAAGATCGATAGCCTACGTAATACcattaacgataaaagattaaTATAGCTCTTCTATAATAGccttaaaaaaaaagtaaaggTTAGTTATATAAAGAGTCGAGGCCCGatactatcgataagtatattGCTTAGTTATccggatcgacgatcggtaattTTAGCGTTATATAAAAACAAGAGGTAATAGTAAAGGTAATTACGGCGGTCATgaaaaatactttaataataattattttaacgataagtaTAAACGGAAATatcttaatattaattactccggtactatatatttAGGACCGATAAACGTCGATACTACATAATAGTAAAGGCTATAAAGCTAAAGCTAAAgtaaaaataactttaaatattttaattacggtaaagtaaGATATTATAAAAAGAATAGACTATAGGGTACTTAAATAACTcgaataaaaaaaggaaattatattaattattatattagAGGGACTAAAAGTTATAGACGTCGTAGTTATTTGCTATAATAAAAGGAAGCGGTAAACTTCGAAGAAAACTTTTCTTAATCTATTAAATAAAAGGAAGTAAAGTTTAAAAGCTACGGAAAATAGTAAAAAGGTTAAAAGTAAAGTACGAAAAAGaagatttttaaatataaatattataagaATAAAATAATATGAGTTATTACGGAAATCATTACGGAGATTGCTAAAGACAATAActttataaaataaaaaggacCTATTAAGTAAATGATATTAAAGAAATAATACGGGAAGTATAGGATCGATATATAAAAATAGTTTAAGAAACTCGAATATAAAGGTTAGGAAAAATATTAGAAGGATAAAAAGGTTATCAGTATCGGGATCCCGAAAttattaaaaaatatatttacgtttatataatatatattttatacaGGGAATATAACataattttattttaaatatccGGAGTACCGGAGGGTACCTTAATTTtggtaaattatatatagatatatagaGTATTACTAAGTAAGTTATTATAGAGTTACTAGCCAGTACGTAGGGTAGGTAAAGAAGGTAAGTTATAGTTAGTTAAAAAGACGATAAATAGTAAAGGAGGAAAAAGTTAATAGAATGTAAAACgattatttattataaaagtAAAGAATATAGTTTAActaaaaaataaattataaGTAATTTAATTCACGTTAAGTGAATCAATATATTACTTTAGGTATATAGACAAAAAGTATACGGTTAATAGCGAGGTTTTAGAGCTAGGGATAGTATTATAGTAGTACTTAAGTTTaaactatatattatatttatagtaAAATGTtaagtaatattattaaattaccGAACCTAAagtattaattaaataataacAGTACTATTAAAAGTATATTCGATAAAATATTAGGAAGGTAAAAAACGGAAATAGAAGGAACTTAGATAGAAATAATTAAAggactttatattatagaatAACCCGGAGTAAAAAAACGtttttaaacgatataaccgtttAGGAAATAACTGACGGCCCTTCGCGGGGTTTAGTAACTTATGATAAATTATAGATAGTATGTTCGaaagtattaatataaaGTAAAGGTATTAGATAATAATCCGATATGTATTCGTAaagttattattatataaagaggaggtaagaaagataaaTGCTAAAATATTatagaaaaaaagaaggaataaaTTGTTGTATAAAAACTATTTCCGACGTAAAAGCTTTATACagaaatattattattatatgTTATCGTCGAAAGGAAAATAATTttacttatatttaatattttaaGTATAAGACCCTCGAAAGATGTAAtcttaaaataattataataaaaggattatagtgtaaatattaattaaagggatagtaattatttataattaaaagaattttaaaaaaaaaatttaattaACGAAAGAAAATTAAAAAtgtaaataaaataaagtatAAGATAAATTTCTTATATAGTATTACCGTAAACAACATAAAAGTTATAAGAGTAAAGTTGAtaactttaatataaatattcAAGGttaataagtatatttattgTAGTAATGtagaaaggtaagaaaaaggcggtaccggtagaatatTCAAAATACCTAATTGTGGGggctaagtatttaaaagGACTTTTAAAATAAAGATTATAGGATTATAAGATTAAATTAATAAAAAAGTTAAactataattatttaaaattaactatattaataataaataaagtaaaaagctataaaaatatttaaacgACAatgtaaaaaaaaattatataaGGAAGTCCACATCGCTAATAAGATACCCTATATTTTTCGTATCGAAGAAAGACGGTAACttataactatatatagattactATTAGTTAAACAATAAATCGGTAAAAATAATTATCCGTTATTATTGATATTTAGATTATAAAGGTAGTTATTTAaaatatacctatcgggTATActtatatacggattaagaaaagaaacaaattaaaaatagtattttatatatattattgTTATTTCAAACattttttaatatttcttaggttaattaatatacccGTAACTTTTTAATTTCtcgttaattatataatCTAGAAGTACCTCGGTAAAATGATAGTATACcattataataatatttttatttatttatatattttaaaggaATATAAGCAATATATACGAGAGATACTCGACGCGTtatataaaattaaattcttAATTAGTAAAGAAAAGAGCGAGTTTTACATATAGAAGatagtatatttaaaatatCTAATATCGTTAGttaaggttcgtatagaatTTAAAAATATTACGGTAATTAAAGACTAGCCTATtctataattataaatatatactAAAGAATTGTTAAGTAttataaatttttattaGATATTTATCCGGGGCTATGTAAGTATTACGTAGTtacttaattatttaattaaaaagaatACAGAATTCTGGTAGGGCTAAGAAGAGGAGTAAGCTTTTCAAAAATTAAAGGAaattattttaaaggacttaatatttaaattattagactttaattaatttttCGAGGTAGAGctaatatattaaattatataagTAATAAATAATTAGTatcttaatataaatataagataccgtaaatacaagCGTGAAATTATttactacggaactatctatctacactagccagttcctccgtatatatagaccttgggacCCTGAAGTGCTCATCCTGCTATGGCCCGAttactcctagcacattgcatcctgtagagtgctcgtcgtgctatgccttcgatcaccccgagcatcttgcatcctgcagagtgctcgtgggtcttggcgccatagcaccTCTAGCCGGCCCCAATTGGCTGTCTCCTGACTTTCCTAATGATTGGCTAGGggcgtcctgcgccccacatactGCGCGACCTGCTGTTAGGTTAACCTGGACACCGTTAGTTTAACCGTGACATATATATACGGAGAAACTAGCTAGTATAGgtagatagttccgtagtatataatttAAGTATTAACTGTTAGTATTTTAGTTATTGTAATGGAGATAagctatttattatatactgtTTACCTATATCAAGCTAGGATTGTTTAGAAGTGCTTTTAACCGgatccctttcagaggttctggataggagTTCGTTATACCtactatttaaatatattttatatacgTTGAGTTTTCTATAAACTCTTTGGATTTTTATTAAGATAATCAAAATCTATTAAAGAATATAGTTTTTCTAAAGGGGTAGTATTTAATATCATAGAagtttatttttatttttattactGCCCTAATAGTTGTTTTACTGACGAAGCTGGTGCTAGTTAGGTAGCACAATTTCGCCGACTGCTTAGCTTAACACCACGTGAACCAATCCAAAAGCCCAACGACGCTGCCCAACGATACCTTCTACCCTTCGCTCCCTTCCACACACCACTGCTCCGGTAACAATACTCAATATGGACTCCCAGTATCACAGTACCCTTTTTCACATCCCGTTCGAGGTTCGGGATGCTATATATTCATCTCTTTTCAGTTCTACAATACTTTCCTTTGCGACTTCAGTTCCAACCGACGATGCAAGACTCAATAAACTCCAGGCGCCATTACATGCCACCGCTCTGCTCCGCACCTGCCGAAGGGTTAATGCGGAAATCTCCAAGTCATGGCTCAGTCACGTCCTGTTTTATTTCGATGATCCGATGTCGCTGCTTGACAAGCTCTCGCCTATCCCCTTGGAAGAGCTGTCCCTCATTCGATATATCTCCGTGCGTGGGGATCCTCTGCTGCTTACCTACCCGCCAAAAATACAAGTACATCACAATCTGGTTGGTGTATTGAAGCTTCTTTCCCGACTACAGCTACGCCAGCTTACGGTTTTGGGGAGCGGTAGCGACAAGTTCCAATATCGGATGTTGGACGAGATGATCAAGCATGGGAACGGTTGGCAGGAATTACGTTTCATTAGTCACGACTCTGGGATGCTTGGGTATGCTTATTATTGCCTTGATCCGACACTTTGTGACCGGTACCAACGGCGACCACAACCAGAGCATTGGCAAAgagtgatggaggagagggacgGTGTACATTCTTACCCGTCAGTCTCAATTTATCGAGGAAAGCGGGCCGGTCATCGCGGAGCTGTCTTCAAGCCTGAAACCCGGGAGGTGATGGCGCAAAGTCACAACGGGGCACCATTTTCAGTGGATGATTACGGAACAGCGGAGGACCCAGTGTTTATCAGTGAGAGTGAACGAGGCAAGGAGCTCATGGTGGCTGTCAGAAGAGGCCAGCGAGGTGTAGACTACGAAGAAAAGACCAATAGTCCATTTCTTCCAGGTCGCGACATTCGGAGAGACTTTCCGGGCAAAACTTGGGTTGAGATCCGCGCTGCATGTACCAAGGCAGCATATTGATAGTCGGACGGCCTCCCACTTGAAAACAGCCTCGATCTCTACCTGGGCATCGATGAGCTCATCTGAACTTCGCGTTGTACCTATACCCTAACAATCAGAGCACCACTATTAGAAACACCCTTGTACTCTCCAGGACCACGAGCTCTTATCTGTATCTGTTGAATATTACAACATCGGGGCCAGATGGTCATATCGCACTCTCTATCCACGCTTCTAGCGGGCTTAGGCTGCCTCGACTTCGAGGATACTCTTGACGGACTGTATAGGCCTCCAGATTTCGACAATGTTGAGCCCAGCACTGGCTACCAACTCACGCCATCTTCCTCGGACCGCTCAGCCGCCGCAAGACATGCCATCATGGTAAGATCGGGTACAGTAACCATTGAAGGCGGCTTCACGCTGCTCACCAAACTTTCATGTCAGCAGTCTCGGATAGCCTTTCCTCACAGCAGGTGCCAAGGTCTGCAAGATCTTCTTGGCCGTCTCAGCTGGTTAGCCATGCTGTAACTGGATGACGGGACCGACATTCACTCCATTGAGGTACCGAGTAAACCTTGAAGGGCCAGACAGCCAGGGGCAGTCTCTGGATGCCGGGCCAGAAACTTCTTCAAATCATGACCTTGACACCGCCAATATTTACGACAAGCGGGCGAATCTTGTCGTTGTCGATCTGTGAAGGAAAGGCGAGGATGGTATCGAAAGGATGTATATCGACCCAGGGCGTCGGGTTGTATTTGGAGTGGCACTCCAGAGCATGGTTGAAATTTGATGTCAGGGGCGTACTTGTCCATACATGCCAGCAAATGAAAGATCCTCAACCAGGGCCTTTGCCCACGGGTTCGCGCATATGTATATTGTGCAACTTATCTGATCAGTGACTGGCCGGATATGTATGGCACGCATCATGCGCCCTACAAGTTCACCGCTCCAACATCAATGTCCGTGTTCCGTATCACACTTTTAAGCAAGATGGAAATGCGAATGAGAAGCTCATCGGCACCCGTGAGTTGAGCCAATATGGAGCATGTTATGGGGGCTCCTTCACGCTCGGCCGTCCATTTTGTAAATACGCCAGCGTCGATGAGGATTTTTACTGCagtgttgatgctggggatGACCCAGTTTTGGTCCCAGGCAATGTCTCAAGGACATTGAATTCTCCGCAGGGCTTCGGAACGCTGCGCCTCTCGCACGCATTATTTCGGTGTTTGAGAAGTACGTGGCATCAACGCACTCAAGACTGGCCAGGAGCTGGTCTGTTGGTATCATATTGTGCTGTCGGTAAAATGTTATCTCATTTGAGGCTGTCGTCGAGTGGTAGATTGGCACGGGGCCGTGTGTATTtatcatcaacctcactctCCCCTCATTCCGATACCGCCACGCGGCCCCACGTGCGGATATCTGTGGTTAGAATGATATGGAAAGTCTAGGGATAAGCGTAAAAAAGACTGCTGCACAATACAAGTAGTTCGTCATGGCCCCTGGTCATAGGCTTTCTTTGTGGCCCACCTGACCACTTTTATGTTGAGTACACATTGGTATAACAACCATATCCACCCCTTGGTAAGCACTGTTGTCAAGCTTTCCGTATAAGCTCGAATCAGGATATTAGGCGAGCAAAACAGCGCCAAGCACCAACGGAGTATCGAAAGTTGTATAATCTTGTTGATGACCCGGGGCACCATTTTGATCCCGCCTGCGGTGGGCTCAGGTGAATATCATTCTTAGATCCAGATGTCCTCCCCAAGCATAGCGCTCAACGTGGGTGAAAAATGAGTGAGGGATTACACGAGTACACTAAGAGGTTTCAGTACATGGCTTGTGTGATGTTGGGGACTGGGGAGGGTAGTTTGCTAATCGAGCATGCTGCGCAGCGTCTGCGGTGACTTTCATAGCCCGGTTCAATCTTATCCACTCGGTCTCTCGGGGATGCGCAGTGTCCACGAACAGGGACAAAAAGGAACAATCAAAAACCCACATTTTGCAGTTTCCAGTTGTTTGTTTCATTTTAGCTTCGACAGTGGGTGGGGCCTTATTTGGGTTCCCCCCACCATACTCCGTTGCTCCTCTCGCTCTGCCCCCCCTCTTCAAGCCTCTCTTCATCTCTCTCCAACACTGTCTACATTTTCCCTAACCCCTCCACTCAATCTTTGCAACTAACCTGCTATGTGGGGTCTCGAGCTGCCACCGAAGTGTTGTGTAGTCTGTAACGTGTGTGTTAATGTGTCACGTTAATTAGCCGAAGGCCATCGCTACGTAGTAGTAACGACCTTGTACAAAATTATTTAGGGATAGGTATAGGCCGACTTGTGATAATAGTTAAGAGTAATCTCTATAGCTTATTAAACCTATTAGTgttttatattattattataataaataaaggtAGAGGTAATAAAAACATTCTATATATTAAGTATTTCACTCTAATGTTGGattttaatttaatttaatcaGTAATATATGATATTATTGAAACCAAAATCTGTTACATAAaatatacatatatatatatatatacatattTTTCCCCCGAATATTCCATAAGCAATACCTTTTATTTTAAAGATGTTACTATATACCTCTTTATAATATCAACATCTTTTTGAATTAATACTTTAATGTATTAGTTTTTTAAGCTTCATAATATAAtttttctttgtcttccCTACTTAAATGATATTATATAtttctgttcttttttttaattttttacCTACTATAAATTATAAaacccttttttttcgtttatatattttatgATATTTTTTCCTTTACAAATAATTTTATTTGATAATCGTAGtacttttaaatacttttgTACTTAATTATACAGTATGTAAAGGATAAAAATAGAGATAATGGAATATAATGAATGAATTTGCTATTCTGAATcataatttttatttttctatTGATTTTggttattattaatatattataatgTTAATTATTGTAGatttaaaattattatcGCGATGTCTATTAACTTGAATGATCTTAGAATTTATATATAAGTTCTATAGAATCTAAAGATATCAATTTAAAAAACCTATATATTTCGGTTAATTAACTACATTAAAAAAAGTGAGTTTGAAAGTTTTTTCTTAATTTAATAGTAATATAAGTATAATATCTAAAGACAAAATATTAGATAATCTAGCGTCatatttaatttataatattactattaatatgAATATAAATCTTTTAAAATAGCAGAAGTTATTATAGAAACCCGCAAAAAAAATATGCGTAAAAAATTTCACATTTAGAAGGATGTTAGACTTTGTAATTTACTTTTTAT
This window of the Podospora pseudoanserina strain CBS 124.78 chromosome 3, whole genome shotgun sequence genome carries:
- a CDS encoding hypothetical protein (EggNog:ENOG503P37C) — protein: MDSQYHSTLFHIPFEVRDAIYSSLFSSTILSFATSVPTDDARLNKLQAPLHATALLRTCRRVNAEISKSWLSHVLFYFDDPMSLLDKLSPIPLEELSLIRYISVRGDPLLLTYPPKIQVHHNLVGVLKLLSRLQLRQLTVLGSGSDKFQYRMLDEMIKHGNGWQELRFISHDSGMLGYAYYCLDPTLCDRYQRRPQPEHWQRVMEERDGVHSYPSVSIYRGKRAGHRGAVFKPETREVMAQSHNGAPFSVDDYGTAEDPVFISESERGKELMVAVRRGQRGVDYEEKTNSPFLPGRDIRRDFPGKTWVEIRAACTKAAY